In the Bacteroidota bacterium genome, TCCTGAACCTGCGCCAAAACCACCGCTACCACCAGCACCACCCGGATTTCCCCCATCAGCGCCTTTTGCATTTGCATTACCTGATCCGCCACCGCCTGCACCACCTGTAATATTAAATGTTGCCGCGCTGGTTCCTCCCGCTCCTCCTGCTCCCCCGTTCACTCCAAAGCCACCACCCGTTGCACTGATAAGCGCACCTAAACTACTTGCAGTTCCAGCAACACCAACAGCCCCACCTGTACCGCAAGTACACAGATAAGTAGCTGCCGGAACTACCGTAAATACCTGAGTTCCGTACCCACCGGCACCACCACCACCGCCACTACTCACAGCGCCATTAGCACCTCCACCGCCACCACCCCAAACTTCAACAGTAATTCTTGTTACACCTGCTGGCACCGTCCATATAGCACCACAAGCAGGAACCACTACTGTAGAAAAAGATCCATTGGCTCCTGTTACGCCCGTTAATCCTGTAGGACCGGTTATGCCGTTTGTTCCGTTAGTTCCATTCGTTCCTGTGGGACCGGTTATGCCATTGGTTCCGTTAGTTCCATTCGTTCCTGTGGGACCGGTTATGCCGTTTGTTCCGTTAGTTCCATTTGTTCCTGTGGGACCGGTTATGCCGTTTGTTCCGTTCGTTCCATTTGTTCCTGTGGGACCGGTTATGCCGTTTGTTCCGTTCGTTCCATTTGTTCCTGTGGGACCGGTTATGCCGTTTGTTCCGTTCGTTCCATTCGTTCCTGTGGGACCGGTTGGTCCTGTTCCTCCTGCTGAAAGCCGCACCCAATTTACACCATCCCAATAATAATATCCCGGTGAAACATCGTTCACTGTGGCGGTATTGTACACTAATAAACTGGTTGTAACACCCGCTCCAATGGGTGCATTTGAAGTGGTAATGGTGAGTGCAACGCGTGGGATGAGCAGCCCTTTGTTGGTGGCATCCACATCGAGCATAGCGGAAGTATTAGGTACTGTGCCTGTGGTGTTGATGGAGACGCCTTGGGCGGAACAAGTCCCAAGTTCCAAGTTCCAAATTCCAAGCGCCAAGAAACAGCCCAAGAAAATGCAATGGCTGTTCTTCTTGTGACTTGATACTTGGGGCTTGGGGCTTGGGGCTTGGGGCTTGATGATTTGTTTTTTCATAGGCAAATGTTTTCTGTTTTATTTTGATGCTTGGGTTGTAATCATAATTTTTATTTTCTCCATATCTGCTTTCAGGTTCTTCACTTCGTTCAGAATGACAGTATTCTCTGCTTTCAAACTGTCATTTTCTGTTTTCAACTCTTTGATGGCTTCAACAAGCACGGGAGTGAGTTTTGCGTAGTCAATGCTTTTATATCCTTTATCATTTGTATTTACAATTTCAGGAAATACTTTTTCCATATCCTGAGCAATGAGACCAATATTTCTTTTGTCATCAAAGTGCGAATCGGGAAATTCATCTTTGCGCCAGTTATATTTTACTCCCACAAGTTTCATCACATCGGGCAATACTTCTTTCATGGGAACAATATCTTTTTTATATCGTATATCAGAACAAACCAACGGGCTCAGCCAAACACCGCACGCTCCGAGATAAATATCAGCAGTAGCCGAAATATTGCCGAACACCTCTAATTTATTGACTGGGTTATTCACTCCCATTCCAAAATTGCCGGCAGGAGTAATCTGAAATTCTTCCTGCCACGATCCTCCATTCCAATAAGCTATTACAAAATTATCGGGCTGGGGATAAGTGTTGCCGCGTTTAACAATATCCCAATACCTGGTTGTGTTTTCGGCTGTCAATCTTATCGCATGAAAATTATTTACCGTTGAGTGTAAATGAAGCGGCATAAGCGGTGCAGGAAATGAGCCGATGGTGCCAATTCCTACATATCCATTGTCAGCAACCACTAAACTATAAATATCCGAACTGTTCCTTACTCCAAAAGCATACGTAGCGTTAGTGCTTCCGCTTCCTTTCACATCTAAACGAGCATAGGCAGTTGGATCCCCCATGCTGACATTGCCTGCAAAATAACTTGGAGCAGTTGCATCAGAAGCATATAAGCTATATTTGTTTGTTGCCTGAATAGCTGAAACAAAAACTCCATATCCGTTAGTAATAGTTCCTGAACTCACATTGGTAACATTTGCCTGCAATCCGATTGCGTTGGTAATAGTTCCTGTTGAAATATTTCTAACATAACTTGTGGAGCCATAGGCATTGGTAATTGTTCCTGTACCGTTATTGTACACATCATTGGTTGATCCATAAGTTCCTGTGATAGTTCCCGTCTGTCCGGAGGTTGTTTCAATTCTGTTTACTGAGCCGTACAAATCACAGTTAAAATTAAATGCTGAACCCGGCTGAATAGTATTCCATGAAGCGTGCAGATTTGCATTTTGGTTGGCTGTAAGCACAGGTGCATACTGATTGTCAGATTCTATCGTCAAAGCAGGATTGGTATTAAATACATGAAGTTTGGATGTAGGAGTTGGAATTCCGATGCCAAGGTTGCCTTCTGAACTAAGCCGCATTTTTTCGGTGCTTCCGGAAGTGCCTGTGTTTATCGTATTGAAGACAAGACTCCAGCCGTGCGCGGCAGGTGTCCATGTTTCTGCCGCAACTGAAGTAATTCCGGGCGAAGCAATAACCACCGAACCGTCATATCCTCCAAAGGCAAGATTGCCTATCATATCTCCAGCAATTAAAGTGGTAGGCGAAGCAATGGTTCCGTTATTTCTATATAAAGTCATGCAGGGATTTGTGCCTGCCTGCCGTATTGCAACACGTCCTCCGAATGTATTCTGGTCGCCTTCAACAATGATACCTGTGCGGTAAGGATGCGGACTGCTTGATGTATTTGGAAAAGTGGAAACAACATGCAAGGTATTTTGAGGCGAGATTGTTCCTATACCAACATTGCCACCTGATGGCTGTATTGAAAGATTGACATTAGTACTTGCGCCTTCAATTACATCAATAACTCCGTAGCGCAATGCTGCGTTAGGATCGGTATATAACCCAAGATGAAGTTTAAGTGCGACAATGTTTCCGTCAAAAGATTTAATTTGAAAAATATTTTGTAACCCGGATGTGGTAAGCGGATTAGTTCCTTTCACATCCAGCATCACGCCTGGTGCAGCAGCAGAGCCATCGGTATTGACACCGATGTTCTGTGAAAATATTTTTTCTCCGAAAAAAAGAAAAGAAAAAATAAATACGGAAGTGTAAAGTTTTTTCATGTGAAAAGAATTAAAATGAATTGGCAATTCAAAGGTAAGATTATAAATTGGTCCCGCACATAGCGGCTATGTGCGGGACTCATAAACACAAAACGAAAATGGAAATTTATTTTTCTCATCGGACTGCCTATCCGTTTGCATAGTAAGTTTCCATCTGTCTGAATTCACTTTCGGGAAAAAAGCATCTCCATCGAAGGCGTGATGGATTTTTGTGTAATATATTTTATCAGCAATATTAATCGTCTGCCTGTAAATATCAGCTCCTCCAATGATAAAAACTTCTGTTTCATTTTTGTTCATTGCTTGTTTCAATGCGTCTTCCAATGAGTTGACAACAATGCATCCATCCGCAATAAAATCGTTCTGAAATGTTACTACAATGTTTGTTCTTCCATCCAGCGGACGGTACTTCAGTGGAATTGAATCATAATTTTTTCTTCCCATGATTACGCAATGCCCCAATGTTGTATCACGGAAGTATTTCATGTCAGCCGGTAAATGCCATGGCAAAGAATTATTTTTCCCAATCACATTATTTTCAGCAACTGCTACAATCAGCGAAATAATCATGAGCGAAGTTAATCGATAATTTATTTCATCGAAGTACGAAAAGGATACGAACTTACGAACTACTAACCAATGTTTTCTTCGTACTTAGTACGTTCGTAAAGTTTTGTTCGTAGTTCGATGAAATGGCTGCTAGACAGCAACCGCGCCCTTAATGTGAGGATGCGGATTATAGTTCTCAATCGTGAAATCCTCGTACTTAAAATCAAAAATACTTTTCACAGCAGGATTTATTTTTAGTTGTGGAAGCGGTCTGAAATCCCTCGAGAGCTGAAGATTCACCTGCTCCATGTGGTTGGAATAAATATGCGCATCGCCAAAGGTGTGTATGAACTCACCCAATTTCAAATCACATACCTGCGCAACCATCATCGTAAGCAAGGCATACGAAGCAATGTTAAAAGGAACACCCAGAAAAATATCTGCACTGCGCTGATAAAGCTGACAAGAAAGTTTTCCATCGAGCACATAAAACTGAAAGAACGCATGACAAGGCGGAAGTTTCATTTTATCAATATCGGCAACATTCCACGCGCTTACAATTAATCTGCGCGAATCTGGATTCTTTTTTATCTGCTCAATCACATTCGTTATCTGGTCAATGTGTTTTCCATCAGGCGTTGGCCAGTTTCTCCACTGCGAACCATACACAGGTCCCAGGTTTCCGTTCGCATCCGCCCATTCATCCCAAATGCCCACACCGTTATCTTTCAGATATTTTATGTTCGTATCACCCTTCAAAAACCAAAGCAGCTCGTGAATGATGGATTTTGTGTGAACCTTTTTTGTAGTGAGAAGCGGAAACCCTTCTGCCAAATCAAACCTCATCTGGTAACCAAAAATGCTGATGGTGCCCGTGCCCGTGCGGTCAGATTTTTTTGTGCCCTGCGCAAGCACCTGCTTTAATAAATCGTGATACTGTTTCACAAAACAAAGTTAAAAATAATTTGGGCGCGCCCTTCGCAAAACCTCAGGTCAGGCTATCCGCTACAATCTTTTTGAATCAAAAAGGATTTCCGCTTCTATCCTTCGCGCAAACAGCCGTGTGTGGTGTGGTGTTTCGTTTTCCCCGCGCTAAAGCACGGGGCTATTAATATATCGCTCCTCTGGAGCGAAGAAAAATCCAACCATGTTGTTCTTTCCCCATAGGGGAAAAATATTAATAGCCCCGACATTCATGTCGGGGTTGAAAACGTACCGCACAATTCCTCCCCTCTCCTTTTTTAAGGAGAGGGGTTGGGGGTGAGGTCTGCGCGAACGATTGAAGTGGAAAGCCCACAGCGCGAAGCGCGAGGACTTGGAACGGAAAGCGTGACAGCGCGTTTCGCGGTGACGCGCCCAAGACATCCCCCGCCACTTCGTGTGCTTCCCCCTTCATCAAGGGGGACTAAAAAATATCTTTACTTTGCAGGTATGAAATTTGTAGCAGAAAGTAATCTATCAATAAATTAATCTATCTATTATGAAAGCTCTCAAAAAAATCCTCAAATGGCTCGGCATTGTGTTGCTGTTGCTCATCATCTTTATTATTGTTGCGCCTTTTATTTTCAAGGATAAGATCATTGCGTTTGTGAAAGAGGAAGCCAACAAACAGCTGAACGCCAAAGTGGATTTCGGGGAGTTTGACCTCACTTTGCTAAGCAGTTTTCCTGCCTTCACGCTGAGCATAAACAATGTGAGCGTTGCCAATGTGGGCGACTTTCAGGGAGACACGCTGATGTCCGTTCAGCATCTTTCTGCTACGGTTGACCTGATGAGCGTTATCAAAGGCGAGCAATATAAAATAAGAGGAATCCTTCTTGAGAATCCGCGCATTCACGCCATCGTTCTCTCCAACGGAAAAGCAAACTGGGATATTACAAAGCCAGATTCTTCCGCGACTGCTTCCACATCTTCTGAGCCCACCAAGTTTAAAATGAATTTGAAAAAGCTGGAGATAAAAGGAGCACACATTATATACGATGACGCTTCGCTCGGAATGTATTCCGCGCTTGAGAATTTTAATTACACCATGAGCGGTGATTTCACGCAGGATAATTTCACAATGGAAAATAACATGAGCATTGACCAACTCACGGTGAAATACGGTGGCATTGCTTATATGAACAAAGTGAAAACAGTTGTGAAAGCCGATATTGATGCCGACATGCCCAACTTCAAATTCACGTTCAAAGAGAATGAAATTTCGTTGAACGAACTTTCGCTCGGCATTGATGGTTCATTCGCCATGCCCCCAGCAGCAACGGGGCAGACCGGTGATGACATGAATATGGACATGAAGTTCAAAGCCAACCAAACTGAATTCAAAAATATTCTCTCACTCGTTCCCGCGGTTTACACAAAAGATTTTTCTACAGTTAAAACTGCAGGAAAATTTGGGCTCGATGGTTTCGTCAAAGGAACCTACAACGAAAAGAAAATGCCTGCCTTTGCCGCGAACATAAAAGTGGATGACGCTATGTTCCAGTATCCATCTTTGCCAAAAGCGGTGAATGATATTTCTATTGATGTGGCAATTAAAAATGCTGACGGAGAACCTGACCACACCATTACCGACATCAAAAAGTTTCACATGGAAATGGCAGGAAATCCTGTTGACATTGCCATGCACATTGAAACTCCCGTAAGTGATCCGAATATCGCTGGAACAATTCTCGGAAAAATAAATCTTGCTTCCATGAAAGATGTGGTATCGATGGAAGGAAGCGATCTGAACGGAACCGTGACGGCTGATGTGAAGATGAAAGGAAGAATGTCGAGCATTGAAAAAGAAAAGTATGATGAGTTTGACGCGGACGGAACCATCATCATCATGGACATGAATTACAAAAGCAAAGATTTTCCGCAGGGCATGACGATAAAATCCATGACAATGAATTTTTCTCCGCAGTATGTTGAACTGAGAGGTTTCGACAGCAAAATCGGCAAGAGCAATATTCAGGCGAACGGAATGATAGAAAACATTATGCAATATGTTTTCAAAGATTCCATGTTGCAGGGAACTTTCTCTGTGAAATCTTCACTGATGGATTTGAACGAATTCATGACTGAAGATGAAAACGCTTCCACCGCAACTGCAGATACTTCTTCCCTATCCATCATTGAAGTTCCGAAGAATATTGATTTCATTTTGAATTCTTCTATCGCGAAACTTATATACGACAAGATTGAGATATCCAACATGGCGGGAAGCATAATTGTACGCGACAGCAAAGTGATGATGAACAATCTCAAGATGAACCTTATGCAGGGAAGCATGCTGATGAGCGGAACTTACAGCACCGTGAATCCGAAAGTGCCTGCTGTGGATTTCAACATGAACATTTCTGATTTTGATATTCCGATGACCTTTAAATATTTCAACACCGTTCAGAAACTTGCGCCAGTTGCAAAATATTCAACCGGAAGATTCTCCACTCAGTTGAAATACACTT is a window encoding:
- a CDS encoding tail fiber domain-containing protein, with the translated sequence MKKLYTSVFIFSFLFFGEKIFSQNIGVNTDGSAAAPGVMLDVKGTNPLTTSGLQNIFQIKSFDGNIVALKLHLGLYTDPNAALRYGVIDVIEGASTNVNLSIQPSGGNVGIGTISPQNTLHVVSTFPNTSSSPHPYRTGIIVEGDQNTFGGRVAIRQAGTNPCMTLYRNNGTIASPTTLIAGDMIGNLAFGGYDGSVVIASPGITSVAAETWTPAAHGWSLVFNTINTGTSGSTEKMRLSSEGNLGIGIPTPTSKLHVFNTNPALTIESDNQYAPVLTANQNANLHASWNTIQPGSAFNFNCDLYGSVNRIETTSGQTGTITGTYGSTNDVYNNGTGTITNAYGSTSYVRNISTGTITNAIGLQANVTNVSSGTITNGYGVFVSAIQATNKYSLYASDATAPSYFAGNVSMGDPTAYARLDVKGSGSTNATYAFGVRNSSDIYSLVVADNGYVGIGTIGSFPAPLMPLHLHSTVNNFHAIRLTAENTTRYWDIVKRGNTYPQPDNFVIAYWNGGSWQEEFQITPAGNFGMGVNNPVNKLEVFGNISATADIYLGACGVWLSPLVCSDIRYKKDIVPMKEVLPDVMKLVGVKYNWRKDEFPDSHFDDKRNIGLIAQDMEKVFPEIVNTNDKGYKSIDYAKLTPVLVEAIKELKTENDSLKAENTVILNEVKNLKADMEKIKIMITTQASK
- a CDS encoding dihydrofolate reductase, which translates into the protein MIISLIVAVAENNVIGKNNSLPWHLPADMKYFRDTTLGHCVIMGRKNYDSIPLKYRPLDGRTNIVVTFQNDFIADGCIVVNSLEDALKQAMNKNETEVFIIGGADIYRQTINIADKIYYTKIHHAFDGDAFFPKVNSDRWKLTMQTDRQSDEKNKFPFSFCVYESRT
- a CDS encoding thymidylate synthase encodes the protein MKQYHDLLKQVLAQGTKKSDRTGTGTISIFGYQMRFDLAEGFPLLTTKKVHTKSIIHELLWFLKGDTNIKYLKDNGVGIWDEWADANGNLGPVYGSQWRNWPTPDGKHIDQITNVIEQIKKNPDSRRLIVSAWNVADIDKMKLPPCHAFFQFYVLDGKLSCQLYQRSADIFLGVPFNIASYALLTMMVAQVCDLKLGEFIHTFGDAHIYSNHMEQVNLQLSRDFRPLPQLKINPAVKSIFDFKYEDFTIENYNPHPHIKGAVAV
- a CDS encoding AsmA family protein translates to MKALKKILKWLGIVLLLLIIFIIVAPFIFKDKIIAFVKEEANKQLNAKVDFGEFDLTLLSSFPAFTLSINNVSVANVGDFQGDTLMSVQHLSATVDLMSVIKGEQYKIRGILLENPRIHAIVLSNGKANWDITKPDSSATASTSSEPTKFKMNLKKLEIKGAHIIYDDASLGMYSALENFNYTMSGDFTQDNFTMENNMSIDQLTVKYGGIAYMNKVKTVVKADIDADMPNFKFTFKENEISLNELSLGIDGSFAMPPAATGQTGDDMNMDMKFKANQTEFKNILSLVPAVYTKDFSTVKTAGKFGLDGFVKGTYNEKKMPAFAANIKVDDAMFQYPSLPKAVNDISIDVAIKNADGEPDHTITDIKKFHMEMAGNPVDIAMHIETPVSDPNIAGTILGKINLASMKDVVSMEGSDLNGTVTADVKMKGRMSSIEKEKYDEFDADGTIIIMDMNYKSKDFPQGMTIKSMTMNFSPQYVELRGFDSKIGKSNIQANGMIENIMQYVFKDSMLQGTFSVKSSLMDLNEFMTEDENASTATADTSSLSIIEVPKNIDFILNSSIAKLIYDKIEISNMAGSIIVRDSKVMMNNLKMNLMQGSMLMSGTYSTVNPKVPAVDFNMNISDFDIPMTFKYFNTVQKLAPVAKYSTGRFSTQLKYTSNLDATMMPDMKTMNGDGKMQTKNVVVAGFEPLNKLAEALGGLDRFKKAEFQNLDITYHIKDGKISTDEFPFKQNSVSGFAFGSTALDQTIDYTMKMEIPTADMPAGAKAFITKQFSALNALGANAKLPEKVKISALLGGTVMKPEIKTSMKDMAGSVKDAVKDQVTQVVTDKVNEVKEDVSKKIEEQKKKLIADAEASAQKVRDEAKKQADDIRKNGNAQADALQNKGANIIEKTANKKLAEKMRKETEDKAKNIESEGNKKADDLVKNAKDQADKLK